AAATGGATTAACATCGTTGTTTCTAGGTAGTGTCGTCACAAGATTGCTTTATTCTTCTTTTCCTGGCATCGGATACTAAAAGGAAAAAGAAGACAGAATGAAGAGTGCAGCACATAGACGACATGATATTTCTGACCGGGTATGGGAGTTGCTCGAACCTCATTTACCAGGAAGAAAAGGAACGTGGGGAGGTGTCGCCCATGACAATCGGCTTTTCATTAATGCCGTTTTCTGGATACTCCGAACTGGGGCTCCATGGAGAGATCTTCCACCCGATTACGGCGATTGGAAAAATACACATCGTCGATTTTGTCGTTGGCGTGACAAGGGAATCTGGGAAT
This genomic stretch from Desulfovibrio inopinatus DSM 10711 harbors:
- a CDS encoding transposase, which gives rise to MKSAAHRRHDISDRVWELLEPHLPGRKGTWGGVAHDNRLFINAVFWILRTGAPWRDLPPDYGDWKNTHRRFCRWRDKGIWE